From a single Nitrogeniibacter mangrovi genomic region:
- a CDS encoding DUF6116 family protein, giving the protein MRSVLISGLLGWARRRRYPTLLLLTACLFVVDVLLPDPIPLFDELLLGLATLVLSGWTRRDR; this is encoded by the coding sequence ATGCGCTCGGTGTTGATCTCGGGGCTGCTGGGTTGGGCGCGGCGGCGCCGGTATCCGACCTTGCTGCTCCTGACGGCGTGTCTGTTCGTGGTCGATGTGCTGCTGCCCGATCCCATTCCCTTGTTCGATGAGTTATTGCTTGGCCTCGCCACGCTGGTGCTGAGCGGGTGGACGCGCCGCGATCGCTGA
- a CDS encoding PAS domain S-box protein: MLFAAWAIWLALQFTAPDALALGAGLLPLLVTAYLLRTPDATRAARERLPRWRLTREGGVYRFEALNAAARNLPSARLDALDAATLTDLVDRPDASPVLIPGESERHPLCLQVLAAETERWEIVATDATAQARQARALAALEANVHEALSCDFHVLYRLDYRRQGYDYISPVAAQVTGIALDELMADGGVRRIHERIPDADLIRLRADVREAVDRAEAGHVDCNLEYRLRDTGGRVRWFRDSLRILLDEDGAMTHITGAILEVTDTRMAGEHLRVTLHSIGDGVISTDAAGRITLINPQAVTLTGWREDEAMGRPLSEVLKLRDAGTGEPVPCPIDRVLDGGRMVRLGEALNLENRAGEHIPVTDSVAPILMTGDRAPLGAVVVLRDERQARQSLQKLHESEARYRTLVESSPVGIFHFDCQQTITFLNNRFAEILHTRPDALIGTSVAALTDQSILPTIQAALRGQPGRYEGAFSTAGDEVLTRLSIRTAPAFGANGEVMGGVAIVEDNTARYEAERKLRESETRYALAMRGTNEGLWDWNPLTKELFLSSRLMALLGEAPNAIRTTSDAWLSRLHPDDRDTYYARMVAHLKGETNHFEFEFRLVADSGDYRWFRSRGVAQRDEHGQAYRMVGSIGDITARKRAQMQLTNELAFSRTLVDSLPVGLCVAQRDGALTMINQFFARLAGVSLRDLRRLSALDLIVAEDRPVIAQRMERAFEEGTAWAETLVINPEGRTIPVHFLARRVTLYDTDQLLCIATDISERRKAEEKMRNINRDLELRVQDRTAQLAAAVKELEAFSYSVSHDLRAPLRAIDGYTRIIRDDYRDAFSADAHTLFERMLAAVARMSELIDDLLELSRVSRRPLRRAPIDLSEIARAVVDDLAQRHPDRQVDVEIAGDLNVVADAKLLKIAVENLLGNAWKFTAKRDHAHIRFDRLNENDEIVFCVQDNGAGFDMRYADKLFGAFQRLHTDRDFEGTGIGLATVARIIQRHGGRVWASGEPEAGACFYFTLGEAGADSTPTRST, from the coding sequence ATGCTCTTTGCCGCCTGGGCGATCTGGCTGGCGCTGCAGTTCACGGCGCCCGACGCGCTCGCCCTCGGCGCCGGCCTGCTGCCGCTGCTGGTCACCGCCTATCTGCTGCGTACGCCGGACGCGACGCGAGCGGCCCGGGAGCGCCTGCCGCGCTGGCGCCTGACGCGCGAGGGCGGCGTCTATCGATTCGAAGCGCTCAACGCAGCGGCAAGAAACCTCCCGTCCGCCCGCCTCGACGCCCTCGATGCGGCCACACTGACCGATCTGGTCGATCGCCCAGACGCCTCCCCCGTGCTCATCCCTGGCGAATCCGAGCGGCACCCGCTGTGCCTTCAGGTGCTCGCCGCAGAGACGGAACGGTGGGAAATCGTCGCCACCGACGCGACCGCGCAGGCGCGGCAGGCGCGGGCGCTCGCCGCACTCGAGGCCAACGTGCACGAGGCGCTCAGCTGCGACTTCCATGTGCTCTATCGACTCGACTACCGTCGCCAGGGCTACGACTACATCTCGCCGGTGGCGGCTCAGGTCACCGGCATCGCGCTCGATGAACTGATGGCCGATGGCGGCGTGCGCCGGATCCACGAGCGCATTCCCGACGCCGACCTGATCCGCCTGCGTGCCGACGTGCGCGAGGCGGTGGACCGCGCCGAGGCCGGCCACGTGGATTGCAACCTGGAATACCGCCTGCGCGATACCGGTGGGCGGGTGCGGTGGTTCCGCGACTCGCTGCGTATCCTGCTCGACGAGGACGGCGCGATGACCCACATCACCGGCGCCATCCTCGAGGTGACCGATACCCGCATGGCCGGCGAACACCTGCGCGTCACGCTGCATTCGATCGGGGACGGGGTCATCTCCACCGACGCGGCCGGCCGGATCACGCTCATCAACCCGCAGGCGGTGACGCTGACCGGCTGGCGCGAAGACGAGGCGATGGGCCGTCCACTGAGCGAGGTGCTGAAGCTGCGCGACGCCGGCACCGGCGAGCCGGTGCCCTGCCCCATCGACCGGGTCCTCGACGGCGGGCGCATGGTCCGCCTCGGCGAGGCGCTCAATCTGGAGAACAGGGCCGGCGAGCATATTCCCGTCACCGACAGCGTCGCCCCCATCCTGATGACCGGAGACCGGGCACCGCTCGGCGCCGTGGTGGTGCTGCGAGATGAACGACAGGCCCGCCAGTCGCTGCAAAAGCTCCATGAGAGCGAGGCCCGCTATCGCACCCTGGTCGAAAGCTCCCCGGTCGGCATCTTCCACTTCGACTGCCAGCAGACCATCACGTTTCTGAACAACCGCTTCGCCGAGATCCTTCATACCCGCCCCGACGCCCTGATCGGCACCTCCGTGGCCGCGCTGACCGACCAGTCGATCCTGCCCACCATCCAGGCCGCCCTCCGGGGGCAGCCCGGACGCTACGAGGGCGCCTTCAGCACCGCCGGCGACGAGGTGCTCACGCGGCTGTCGATCCGCACCGCCCCGGCCTTCGGCGCCAACGGCGAGGTCATGGGCGGGGTCGCCATCGTCGAGGACAACACCGCCCGGTACGAGGCCGAACGCAAGCTGCGCGAGAGCGAAACACGTTATGCGCTGGCGATGCGCGGCACCAACGAAGGGCTGTGGGACTGGAACCCGCTGACCAAGGAGCTGTTCCTCTCCTCGCGCCTGATGGCCCTGCTCGGCGAAGCCCCCAACGCCATCCGCACCACCAGCGACGCCTGGCTCAGCCGCCTGCATCCGGACGATCGGGACACCTACTATGCGCGCATGGTGGCGCACCTGAAGGGCGAGACCAATCACTTCGAATTCGAATTCCGCCTCGTCGCCGACTCGGGTGACTACCGCTGGTTCCGCTCCCGCGGTGTGGCCCAGCGCGACGAGCACGGACAGGCCTATCGCATGGTCGGCTCCATCGGCGACATCACCGCGCGCAAACGCGCGCAGATGCAGCTGACCAACGAGCTGGCCTTCTCCCGCACGCTGGTCGACAGCCTGCCGGTGGGCCTGTGCGTGGCGCAGCGCGACGGCGCCCTGACCATGATCAACCAGTTCTTCGCCCGCCTCGCCGGCGTCTCGCTGCGCGACCTGCGACGCCTGAGCGCGCTGGACCTGATCGTCGCCGAAGACCGCCCGGTCATCGCCCAACGCATGGAGCGGGCCTTCGAGGAGGGTACGGCGTGGGCCGAGACGCTGGTGATCAATCCCGAGGGGCGCACCATCCCGGTCCATTTCCTGGCCCGACGCGTCACCCTGTACGACACCGATCAGCTACTGTGCATCGCCACCGACATCTCCGAACGCAGGAAGGCGGAGGAGAAGATGCGCAACATCAACCGCGACCTCGAACTGCGCGTGCAGGACCGCACCGCCCAACTCGCCGCCGCGGTCAAGGAGCTCGAAGCCTTCAGCTACTCCGTCTCCCACGATCTGCGCGCGCCGCTGCGCGCCATCGACGGCTACACCCGCATCATCCGCGACGACTACCGCGACGCCTTCAGCGCGGACGCGCATACGCTGTTCGAGCGCATGCTCGCCGCTGTCGCGCGCATGAGTGAGCTGATCGACGATCTGCTCGAACTGTCCCGGGTCTCGCGTCGCCCCCTGCGACGTGCCCCCATCGACCTGAGCGAGATCGCACGCGCGGTGGTCGATGATCTCGCCCAGCGCCATCCCGACCGCCAGGTGGACGTGGAGATCGCGGGCGACCTGAACGTGGTGGCGGACGCCAAGCTGCTCAAGATCGCGGTCGAGAATCTGCTGGGCAACGCCTGGAAGTTCACCGCCAAACGGGACCACGCGCATATCCGCTTCGATCGGCTCAATGAAAACGACGAAATCGTGTTCTGCGTTCAGGACAACGGCGCGGGCTTCGACATGCGTTATGCCGACAAGCTGTTCGGCGCCTTCCAGCGCCTGCATACCGATCGCGACTTCGAAGGCACCGGCATCGGCCTGGCCACCGTCGCCCGGATCATTCAGCGCCACGGCGGACGCGTGTGGGCGTCCGGCGAGCCCGAGGCAGGCGCGTGCTTCTATTTCACCCTGGGCGAGGCCGGGGCCGACAGCACGCCGACGCGCTCGACGTGA
- the tadA gene encoding tRNA adenosine(34) deaminase TadA codes for MQDADFMTHAIGLAQRAAEHGEVPVGAVVVLDGQIVGEGFNQPIGRSDPTAHAEIMALRDAASRLDNYRLPECELFVTLEPCMMCTGAMFHARIKRVVYGARDPKTGVAGSVLDLYDVPLLNHHATIEGGVLGDACGRLLSAFFARRRAAAKAKG; via the coding sequence ATGCAGGACGCGGATTTCATGACGCATGCAATCGGTCTGGCGCAGCGCGCCGCCGAGCATGGCGAGGTGCCGGTCGGCGCCGTGGTGGTGCTGGACGGACAGATCGTCGGTGAGGGCTTCAACCAGCCGATCGGCCGCTCCGACCCGACCGCACACGCCGAGATCATGGCGCTGCGCGACGCCGCCAGCCGCCTGGACAACTATCGGCTTCCCGAATGCGAGCTGTTCGTGACCCTGGAGCCGTGCATGATGTGTACCGGCGCCATGTTCCATGCACGGATCAAGCGGGTGGTGTACGGCGCGCGCGATCCCAAGACCGGCGTGGCCGGCAGCGTGCTCGACCTGTACGACGTGCCGCTGCTCAATCATCACGCGACCATCGAGGGCGGCGTCCTCGGTGATGCCTGTGGCCGGCTGCTGTCGGCGTTCTTCGCGCGGCGCCGGGCGGCGGCGAAGGCCAAGGGATGA
- a CDS encoding DUF4936 family protein — protein MIDIYIYYKVDAAHRELALAAAHTVLERMTVDAERTETLSQRADDPLTWLEIYRGVASESEFLARMDRVLADSGLLHCLAGERHIERFVPCA, from the coding sequence GTGATCGACATCTACATCTACTACAAGGTGGATGCCGCCCATCGCGAACTGGCTCTCGCCGCCGCGCACACGGTGCTCGAGCGCATGACGGTGGATGCCGAACGGACCGAAACGCTGAGCCAGCGCGCAGACGACCCGCTCACCTGGCTCGAGATCTATCGCGGCGTGGCCAGCGAAAGCGAGTTTCTCGCCCGCATGGACCGGGTGCTCGCCGACAGCGGCCTGCTCCACTGCCTGGCCGGCGAGCGCCACATCGAGCGCTTCGTGCCGTGTGCCTGA
- a CDS encoding L,D-transpeptidase, translated as MRIVVDIPGQYLDLVGADGSRIRRYPVSTALNGPGERNGSGCTPSGRHVIRARIGAGQPACTVFKGRRPTGEQWSEALARAQPARDWILSRILWLSGLEPGRNRLGDCDSMRRYIYIHGTPDTEPMGVPRSHGCIRMRIADVVELFDLVDAGTPVDIRA; from the coding sequence ATGCGCATCGTCGTGGACATCCCGGGGCAGTATCTCGACCTGGTCGGGGCCGACGGCAGCCGCATCCGGCGCTATCCGGTGTCCACCGCCCTGAACGGCCCCGGCGAGCGCAACGGCTCGGGGTGCACCCCGAGCGGCCGCCACGTGATCCGCGCGCGTATCGGCGCCGGCCAGCCGGCGTGCACGGTGTTCAAGGGGCGGCGTCCGACCGGCGAGCAGTGGTCCGAGGCCCTCGCCCGGGCGCAGCCGGCGCGGGACTGGATCCTGTCACGCATCCTCTGGCTGTCGGGCTTGGAGCCCGGCCGCAACCGGCTCGGCGACTGCGACTCCATGCGTCGCTACATCTACATCCATGGCACGCCGGACACCGAGCCCATGGGAGTGCCGCGCTCCCACGGCTGCATCCGCATGCGTATTGCCGACGTCGTCGAGCTGTTCGACCTGGTCGATGCCGGCACGCCGGTGGATATTCGCGCATGA
- the mltG gene encoding endolytic transglycosylase MltG → MKKRFLLLALLLPILVLGGLAGALVWYADQPLAVRGDSVEVTLPRGTAMRQVAQLVVDGGVAVNASALYWMARLGGHAGRIKAGSYEIHDGVTPRELIDKFVRGDVVLRSVALIEGWTFRQVRATLDANPDLSHDSRALSDAEILRRIGAEETQPEGLFFPDTYRFHQGESDLDVLQRAYAQMHAHLEHAWANRADDLPFKSPYEALTLASIVEKETGKVDDRPLIASVFVNRLRAGMLLQTDPTIIYGLGERFDGNLRKRDLMRDSPYNTYTRPGLPPTPIAMPGLAALKAVLNPPESRFYYFVARGDGSSHFSRSLAEHNRAVREYQLK, encoded by the coding sequence ATGAAGAAACGGTTCCTGCTTCTCGCCCTGTTGTTGCCGATCTTGGTGCTCGGTGGTCTCGCCGGGGCGCTGGTCTGGTATGCCGATCAACCGCTCGCCGTCAGGGGCGATTCGGTCGAGGTCACCCTGCCGCGGGGTACGGCCATGCGTCAGGTGGCGCAGTTGGTCGTCGACGGTGGCGTCGCGGTCAACGCTTCCGCCCTGTACTGGATGGCGCGTCTTGGGGGGCACGCCGGGCGTATCAAGGCGGGCAGCTACGAGATCCACGACGGCGTAACCCCGCGTGAGCTGATCGACAAGTTCGTGCGCGGTGATGTGGTGCTGCGCTCGGTGGCGCTGATCGAAGGCTGGACCTTCCGCCAGGTGCGCGCCACCCTGGATGCCAATCCCGATCTGAGCCATGACTCGCGCGCGTTGAGCGATGCCGAGATCCTGCGCCGTATCGGCGCCGAAGAGACGCAGCCGGAAGGGCTGTTCTTTCCCGACACCTACCGCTTCCATCAGGGCGAATCGGATCTGGACGTGCTCCAGCGCGCCTACGCGCAGATGCACGCCCATCTCGAGCACGCCTGGGCCAATCGGGCGGATGATCTGCCCTTCAAGTCACCCTACGAGGCGCTGACGCTCGCGTCGATCGTGGAGAAGGAAACCGGCAAGGTGGACGATCGGCCGCTGATCGCCTCGGTGTTCGTCAATCGTCTGCGCGCGGGGATGCTGCTGCAGACCGACCCGACGATCATCTACGGCCTGGGCGAGCGCTTCGACGGCAACTTGCGCAAACGCGATCTCATGCGCGACTCGCCCTACAACACCTACACCCGTCCCGGCCTGCCGCCGACGCCGATCGCGATGCCGGGGCTTGCGGCGCTCAAGGCGGTGCTCAATCCGCCCGAATCCCGCTTCTACTACTTCGTCGCGCGGGGTGACGGGTCGTCGCATTTCTCGCGCTCGCTGGCGGAGCACAACCGCGCCGTGCGCGAGTATCAGCTCAAGTGA
- a CDS encoding helix-turn-helix transcriptional regulator: MPELAAEAGMSVPSYHAHFKALTGSTPIQYVKAMRLHAARLMIARRKGPITTIAAEVGYASAARFSRDFRRYFRRSATEGARWMREHLGEFV, translated from the coding sequence GTGCCCGAGCTGGCCGCCGAAGCAGGCATGAGCGTTCCCTCGTATCATGCGCATTTCAAGGCGTTGACCGGCAGCACGCCGATTCAGTATGTCAAGGCGATGCGGCTTCACGCAGCGCGCCTGATGATCGCGAGACGGAAGGGGCCGATCACCACCATCGCGGCCGAAGTCGGCTACGCGAGCGCGGCCCGGTTCAGTCGCGACTTCAGGCGCTACTTCCGCCGTAGCGCGACGGAAGGGGCCCGATGGATGCGCGAGCATCTGGGGGAGTTCGTTTGA
- the tmk gene encoding dTMP kinase: MTTAKFITFEGIDGAGKSSQIARCGAWLQARGIDFVHTREPGGTPLGEKLRELLLHEDMHLETEAMLMFAARREHLAALIEPALARGTWVVSDRFSDATFAYQVGGRGLDADKFRRLEQWVHPDRQPDLTFLFDLDPAIAAQRLAGTGQAPDRFEREQADFFARVRAAYLARATADPTRFCVIDATGTPEAIGARLEDTLRERFGS, from the coding sequence GTGACCACGGCGAAATTCATCACCTTCGAAGGCATCGACGGCGCCGGCAAGAGCAGCCAGATCGCCCGTTGCGGCGCCTGGTTGCAGGCGCGGGGCATCGACTTCGTGCACACACGCGAACCCGGCGGCACGCCGCTGGGAGAAAAGCTGCGCGAATTGCTGCTGCACGAGGACATGCACCTGGAGACCGAGGCCATGCTCATGTTCGCCGCCCGGCGCGAGCATCTGGCCGCGCTGATCGAGCCGGCACTGGCGCGCGGGACCTGGGTGGTCTCCGACCGCTTCTCCGACGCCACCTTCGCCTACCAGGTGGGCGGACGTGGTCTCGATGCGGACAAGTTCCGCCGCCTCGAGCAGTGGGTCCATCCCGACCGTCAGCCCGATCTGACCTTCCTGTTCGACCTCGATCCGGCCATTGCCGCACAGCGCCTCGCCGGCACCGGTCAGGCTCCCGACCGTTTCGAACGCGAGCAGGCCGATTTCTTTGCCCGGGTGCGCGCCGCCTACCTGGCGCGCGCCACGGCCGACCCGACACGCTTCTGCGTGATCGACGCCACCGGCACGCCCGAGGCCATCGGCGCCCGGCTGGAGGACACGCTGCGGGAGCGGTTCGGCTCATGA
- the holB gene encoding DNA polymerase III subunit delta' produces the protein MILPWQQRLWRQVVDGEARRAHALLLNGPPGQGKRAFAEAYAARVLCTSPDGEGFACGQCEGCRLRLSGNHPDLLRVVPEAHLPEAEQSGGKTKPSTQILVEQIRELREKLSVTTHQSGARVILVDPAEAMNLNTANALLKLLEEPPPGSLFLLVSSAPRRLLPTIRSRCQQWSFARPDAAQARAWLMDAAGPDADPLLALSGGMPVAAARLAAHQGAALRERFVRDIATVPGADPVMLAGDWDAWLRAKAAVEAGFELPVLIDWMLRWVWDLAATGLGAPARYFPDQDAARARLIAGVAGSQLLDCYNDVVQIHRVASHPLNARLVLEDMLLRYARALRPAQVRTSAGR, from the coding sequence ATGATCCTGCCCTGGCAACAGCGCCTCTGGCGGCAGGTGGTCGATGGCGAGGCGCGCCGCGCCCACGCGCTGCTGCTGAACGGTCCACCGGGGCAGGGCAAGCGGGCCTTCGCCGAGGCCTACGCGGCCCGGGTGCTGTGCACGAGCCCGGATGGCGAGGGCTTCGCCTGCGGCCAGTGCGAGGGGTGCCGGTTGCGGCTGTCCGGCAATCACCCCGATCTGCTGCGGGTGGTGCCGGAGGCCCATCTGCCCGAGGCCGAGCAGTCGGGCGGCAAGACCAAGCCGTCCACCCAGATCCTCGTCGAGCAGATCCGTGAGCTCAGGGAAAAGCTGAGCGTGACCACGCACCAGTCCGGCGCGCGGGTGATTCTCGTCGACCCGGCCGAGGCGATGAACCTCAACACCGCCAACGCCTTGTTGAAGCTGCTCGAAGAGCCGCCCCCGGGCAGCCTGTTCCTGCTGGTCAGCTCCGCGCCACGGCGCCTGTTGCCCACCATTCGCAGCCGTTGCCAGCAATGGAGCTTTGCGCGTCCGGACGCGGCCCAGGCGCGCGCCTGGCTCATGGACGCGGCGGGGCCCGACGCCGATCCGCTGCTCGCCCTGAGCGGCGGCATGCCGGTGGCCGCGGCACGTCTGGCCGCCCATCAGGGGGCGGCCCTGCGCGAGCGCTTCGTGCGTGACATCGCCACTGTGCCGGGCGCCGACCCGGTCATGCTTGCGGGGGACTGGGACGCCTGGCTGCGCGCCAAGGCGGCGGTCGAGGCCGGCTTCGAGCTGCCCGTCCTCATCGACTGGATGCTGCGTTGGGTGTGGGATCTGGCGGCGACGGGGCTGGGCGCCCCGGCGCGCTATTTTCCCGATCAGGACGCCGCGCGCGCCCGTCTGATCGCCGGTGTCGCCGGTTCGCAACTGCTCGACTGTTACAATGATGTCGTCCAGATTCACCGCGTGGCCAGTCATCCGCTCAATGCGCGCCTCGTGCTCGAAGACATGCTGCTTCGCTATGCGCGAGCCTTGCGCCCGGCTCAAGTCCGCACGTCTGCGGGGCGTTAA
- a CDS encoding NRDE family protein, with amino-acid sequence MCLIAFAWRVHPAYPLVVVANRDEYFERPSAAAQWWAEAPDLLAGRDLSAGGTWLGVTRTGRFAAVTNYRDPARVRADTESRGHLVLAALQAPDLNDTARAIAQRKGDYNPFNLLACDGRDMVVVESEGDGVRRLAPGVHGLSNHLLDTDWPKLHAAREGLAAALDTLPAHEPLVAMMRDDRPAPDAALPHTGISLAWERRLSSAFIRAPGYGTRCTTVVLVGRDGRCRFLEQRWNADGDADGLTDETFTIPCWPAGSACTGAQSPLP; translated from the coding sequence GTGTGCCTGATCGCCTTTGCCTGGCGTGTCCACCCTGCGTATCCGCTGGTGGTCGTGGCCAACCGGGATGAATACTTCGAGCGCCCGAGCGCGGCGGCCCAGTGGTGGGCGGAGGCGCCCGATCTGCTCGCCGGCCGAGACCTCAGCGCCGGCGGCACCTGGCTGGGCGTCACTCGCACGGGCCGCTTCGCCGCAGTGACCAACTATCGCGATCCGGCCCGGGTGCGCGCCGACACCGAGAGCCGCGGCCATCTGGTGCTGGCGGCCCTGCAGGCCCCCGATCTGAACGACACCGCCCGCGCCATCGCGCAGCGCAAAGGCGACTACAACCCGTTCAACCTGCTCGCCTGCGACGGGCGCGACATGGTCGTGGTGGAAAGCGAAGGCGATGGCGTGCGCCGACTCGCGCCGGGCGTCCACGGCCTGTCCAACCATCTGCTGGATACCGACTGGCCGAAACTGCATGCCGCCCGTGAGGGCCTGGCAGCCGCGCTGGACACCTTGCCCGCGCACGAACCGCTGGTCGCCATGATGCGCGACGATCGCCCCGCCCCCGACGCCGCCCTGCCCCACACCGGCATCTCCCTGGCGTGGGAGCGGCGGCTCTCCAGCGCCTTCATTCGTGCCCCCGGCTACGGGACCCGCTGTACCACCGTGGTGCTGGTCGGCCGCGACGGCCGGTGCCGCTTCCTCGAACAGCGCTGGAATGCCGACGGCGACGCGGACGGCCTGACCGACGAGACCTTCACGATCCCGTGCTGGCCAGCGGGCAGCGCATGCACAGGTGCGCAATCCCCGCTTCCATAA
- a CDS encoding GNAT family N-acetyltransferase, with amino-acid sequence MRVHLADWAAAQPRVMPLRIAVFVDEQGVPADMERDADDPLSRHAWIDAADGTVVATGRLLPDGHIGRLAVRADQRGHGLGSRVLRALMDTARDRGQGEVVLHAQLQALPFYTRHGFVPVGEPFMEAGIAHLCMRCPLASTGS; translated from the coding sequence ATGAGGGTGCATCTGGCCGACTGGGCCGCGGCGCAGCCTCGGGTGATGCCGCTGCGCATCGCGGTCTTCGTCGACGAGCAGGGCGTGCCCGCCGACATGGAGCGCGACGCGGACGATCCGCTCAGCCGTCACGCCTGGATCGACGCGGCCGACGGCACCGTCGTCGCCACCGGGCGGTTGCTGCCCGACGGGCACATCGGCCGGCTCGCGGTGCGCGCGGATCAACGCGGTCACGGACTCGGTTCCCGGGTGTTGCGGGCATTGATGGATACCGCGCGGGACCGCGGCCAGGGGGAGGTGGTGCTGCATGCGCAGCTGCAGGCGCTGCCGTTCTACACCCGCCACGGCTTTGTGCCGGTGGGCGAGCCCTTTATGGAAGCGGGGATTGCGCACCTGTGCATGCGCTGCCCGCTGGCCAGCACGGGATCGTGA
- the ygfZ gene encoding CAF17-like 4Fe-4S cluster assembly/insertion protein YgfZ yields the protein MEYWNSILAAAGLEHDALSIKSADTAAELAAARSGAIMVPLVHLRGIAAEGEDATDFLHNLFSNDVRKLPDDAAQWTSFNSPKGRMLASMLLWHADGGYRLVMAADVHEGILKKLRMFVLRSKVALQDCGEARALLGVSCDALAECLAKAGLPVPAAPMKCSQRNGISVVRLDARRALVDLPAEQLAEVWARLGEQGVRPAGTAAWHWLDVQCGIPLITQATQDDFVAQMLNYEIIGGVNFKKGCYPGQEIVARTQYLGKLKKRMYRLLGPGNAPAHVGDELFAPAFGDQAVGKLVTVAPAPNGGIEALAVLQIQAADEGQIFLGSLDGTRLRLASLPYPLDVVPVS from the coding sequence ATGGAATACTGGAATTCGATACTTGCCGCCGCCGGGCTCGAGCACGACGCGCTGAGCATCAAGTCCGCTGACACCGCCGCCGAACTGGCCGCGGCCCGCAGCGGCGCGATCATGGTGCCGCTGGTGCACCTGCGTGGCATCGCCGCCGAGGGCGAGGATGCCACCGACTTCCTGCACAACCTGTTCTCCAACGACGTCAGGAAACTGCCCGACGACGCCGCGCAATGGACCAGCTTCAACAGCCCGAAGGGACGCATGCTGGCCAGCATGCTGCTGTGGCACGCCGACGGCGGCTACCGGCTGGTGATGGCAGCCGACGTACACGAGGGCATCCTCAAGAAGCTGCGCATGTTCGTGCTGCGCAGCAAGGTGGCGTTGCAGGATTGCGGCGAGGCGCGCGCGCTGCTCGGCGTGTCCTGCGATGCACTGGCCGAGTGCCTGGCCAAAGCCGGTTTGCCGGTACCCGCGGCGCCGATGAAGTGCAGCCAGCGCAACGGTATCTCGGTGGTGCGCCTGGACGCCCGTCGGGCGCTGGTCGACCTGCCGGCCGAACAGCTCGCCGAGGTCTGGGCGCGGCTGGGCGAGCAGGGCGTACGTCCGGCCGGCACGGCCGCCTGGCACTGGCTCGACGTGCAATGCGGCATCCCGCTCATCACCCAGGCCACCCAGGACGACTTCGTCGCCCAGATGCTCAACTACGAGATCATCGGCGGCGTGAACTTCAAGAAGGGGTGCTATCCGGGCCAGGAGATCGTCGCCCGCACGCAGTACCTGGGCAAGCTCAAGAAGCGCATGTACCGGCTCCTCGGCCCGGGCAACGCCCCGGCCCACGTCGGTGACGAGCTGTTCGCACCGGCCTTCGGCGATCAGGCCGTCGGCAAACTCGTGACCGTGGCACCGGCGCCCAACGGCGGCATCGAGGCACTGGCGGTGCTGCAGATCCAGGCCGCCGACGAGGGGCAGATCTTTCTCGGTTCGCTCGACGGCACTCGCCTGCGCCTCGCCTCCCTGCCCTATCCGCTCGACGTCGTACCGGTGTCGTGA